CGCCACCCGAAGGCTGCGCGAGCGGCTGATGCGAGACGACCTCGTGGAGTGTGTGATCGCGCTGCCGCCCCGCGTGTTCGGCCACACCGATGCCACCGCCTGCCTCTGGGTGCTGAACAAGGACAAGCGCGCACGACGCGACTGGGGCACTGTCGACCGCCGGGGGCACGTGCTGTTCATCAACGCGCGGCGGGCCTTCGAGCGTGTCGCCAGGTCGAGCGCACGGCGGCTGGGCGACACACACTCCGAGCGGATCCTGGACACCCTGGCGGCTTGGCGTGGCACCGTGGCGGACGCTGACGCGACCGTGCCCTACCTCGACGAGCCCGGCTGGTCCCGCAGCTGCACGACGGAGGAGATCGCCCGGCGCCGGCACGAACTCATGCCCACCTCGTACGCCGCGGCTTCCCCCGGTCTCGAACACGACACGCTGAGCCGGATCGACCGGCTCAAGCACGAACTGGTCGAGAAGCTCAGCCGCGGGCACGAACTCGAGTCGCGGCTCCTGGACGTACTGGAGGAGATCTGATGGCCCCGGAGCCCCACAGCGACCGCATCAACACCATGGCCTCGGCGCCCCACAGCGACCGCATCAGCACCGAGGCATGGCAGGCGACCACCCTCGCCGCATTCCCTCCGAAGGACGTCTTCACCACGTCCGGCGTCCTCGACGACGACGCGCCCGAACAGGCGGGCATCGTGAGCTCGACGCACGTCCGGGACGGAAGGATCCAGTCACCTCGAACCGGCGGGCGTGGCCCGGGGGGCGGTCCCCCCACCCGGGCGACCCTCGAGGAAGGCGATCTGGCCGTCGTACTCGTGAGGCGGACGGGCGACACGGCGGTCGTGACCGCCGAGTACGCGGGATGGACCGCGACCAGGTCGATCGGCATCATCCGCGCGGCCCCGCACCTCGTGAGATGGCTTCGCATCTGGCTGCAGACGCCCACGGCGAAGGCCCGGATCGACGAGGACGTGACGGCACACGTCGAGCCCACCGTGAGCCTGGACACGCTCCGCCACATGCGGTTCCCGCTCCCTCCGCCGGACGTGATCGCCACGTACCACCGGGCCTTCGGCCTCCTGGAGGAGTTGATCGCCCTCCGCGGGGAGGCCGCGCGCAGCGCGGTGGAGCTGGCCGACGCGATCCACGACGACTGGTCCTCCACGACCGCGGCATGGGGGACGCGGCCGCTTCGCGAAGTCGCCAGGGCGAAGACGGGTACGGGTTCCGCGCGTTCGCTCGCCCCTCGTGCGGAGGGGCCCGGCGTCGACGCGATCACCCCGACCGACCTCTTCGGCCTCACGGTGCCCCATGTGGAGCGGTTCCGCCTGCGCGGCCCGGCGGATGCCCCGGGGACGTGGCCGCCCGGCACCTTCATGCTGAGCACCCGCCCCGACGGCGCGCACATCGCGGTGACGCAGCACCCGGCGACACCCACCAGAGGTGTCGTGGCGGTGCGGCCCGTGGACGACGCGGACTGCTGGTGGCTGCTCCACGAGCTGAGGAGCCGGAGCGGCGACATCCTGCGGGAGGCCCAGGGACGGAACGCCCGGGAGATCTCCGCACGAGCCCTCTCCCGTCTGGACGTCACCTGGCCCGACTCCGCCACCCGCGCCGACTTCCACGCCGTGGCCGACCCGCTGCACGCCGTCGCGCGACAGCTGGTCTCCGAGGTCGTGACCCTGCACGACCTGAAGGACGCGCTCCTGCGCGACATCTCTGCGAAGGCCGGTGCCGTCCTGGAACGGGATCCGGAGCCGGACGACATGCACCTGCGCCCCACTCGCGCCCCCGCGATCCCACAACCGCGCCGGGCGACGGACGGCCATGCGTCAGGATGGTCCCCGGAGCATCCATGGGGATCCGAGTGAGGACGGTGGAGACGTGAACGCCAGGCCGCTGCTGAACCGAAGGCTGGACGGACTCGGGACGACGATCTTCGCGGAGATGTCGGCGCTGGCGACCGCGACGGGCGCGATCAACCTGGGTCAGGGCTTCCCCGACACCGACGGCCCCGAGGAGATCCGTGAGGCCGCCGTCCGCGCCCTGCGCGAAGGGCGCGGCAACCAGTACCCGCCCGGCCCCGGCATCCCGGAACTGCGCGCCGCGATCTCCGACCACCAGCGCCGCTTCTACGACCTGAGCCTCGACCCGGACACCGAGGTCCTGGTCACCGCGGGCGCGACCGAGGCCATCGCCGCCACCCTGCTGGCCCTTCTGGAGCCGGGGGACGAAGTCATCGCCTTCGAGCCCTTCTACGACTCCTACGCCGCCTGCATCGCGATGGCCGGAGCGAAGCGCGTACCGCTCACGCTGCGCGCCCCGTCGTTCCGCCCGGACCTGGACGAGCTGCGGTCCAAGATCACCCCGCGGACCCGTCTCCTCCTCCTCAACACCCCGCACAACCCGACGGGGACGGTTCTCACCGCCGAAGAGCAGAGCGCCATCGCCGCGCTCGCCGTCGAGCACGACCTGCTCGTCGTCACGGACGAGGTGTACGAACATCTGGCGTTCGACGACGCCGTGCACGTCCCGATCGCCACGTTCCCCGGCATGCGCGAGCGCACCGTCTCCATCTCGTCCGCCGGCAAGACCTTCTCCTTCACCGGATGGAAGGTGGGCTGGGCCATGGCGGCCGCCCCGCTCATCGCCGCCGTCCGCACCGCGAAGCAGTACCTGACGTACGTCAGC
The DNA window shown above is from Streptomyces vietnamensis and carries:
- a CDS encoding pyridoxal phosphate-dependent aminotransferase: MNARPLLNRRLDGLGTTIFAEMSALATATGAINLGQGFPDTDGPEEIREAAVRALREGRGNQYPPGPGIPELRAAISDHQRRFYDLSLDPDTEVLVTAGATEAIAATLLALLEPGDEVIAFEPFYDSYAACIAMAGAKRVPLTLRAPSFRPDLDELRSKITPRTRLLLLNTPHNPTGTVLTAEEQSAIAALAVEHDLLVVTDEVYEHLAFDDAVHVPIATFPGMRERTVSISSAGKTFSFTGWKVGWAMAAAPLIAAVRTAKQYLTYVSAGPFQYAIAEALRLPDAYFDGFRADLRRKRDLLGDGLRAAGFDVHQPQGTYFITTDITPFGEKDAYAFCRTLPERCGVVAIPNSVFYDDPEAGRSQVRFTFCKQDDVLQEAAGRLLRLAS